A region of the Nocardia nova SH22a genome:
CCCCGCGGCGACCGCCATCGGCGCGGACTTGAAGCGCGTTGGTCCGCCAACTGCGCGGCGAAACCATCACATCGACTTCCGGCTCGCCACAGGACGTACCGAGCTTCGCTGTGGAGGCGGCCGCAGCCGGTTCTCGCTCCCCACTGCCGGGTGTGACCCCAGGCAAGCCCGGCTCCGCCATGACCACAATCCCCGGCATCAAGGCCGACGACGACGGCGCCCAGTCCCGAACGGATCCAGCGGGCACTTCGTCGTCGCATCCCCCTGGCCCGCCATGCTCCGCACTGTCCGGGGCGACGGCGATCGCTACGTTGATTCGTGAAGAGCTGTCAGCGCCGCTACTTGGAGTACGCGGACGGTGGCAGCCGGTTTCCGGGGAAGACGCCCACCATGACCTTGCGGGCTGTGGTCGCACCGGCTGGCCGGTGAGTCGCAATCCACACCAGCTCGTCCATCCTCCAGGTTCCTCCGCTCGGTGTGTTCGCGGCTGGAATCACTCTCTTCGCGCTTGATTTCGGCTAGATACCGCAGCGAACCGAACCGGACGATCAAGTCACCGCGTCCGAGCGCGAGATCGACAGGTTCGGTTCTCGTGAGATCCAAACGCGATCTGAGGAACAGAAGAGTTTGCAGTATGAGGGCCGAGTATGTCGGACGTACTTCTCCAATGAAGCCAGGGCGAGTCGACAGGTCGGCCACGATCCAGTCCAGAAGAGGGTCCACAATGGGATCGTCCGAGTGCTCAGCATTGGCGAGGAAATCGTCGACCATGCGATGGTTCAGGGCCGCCAGTTGCCGCAGATCCTCGATCGACCAGCCGCCCAGCGCATTCCGGATGTGCTGACGGCCCCCCGCCCGCACCGCCTCCACCGTCGCCCGGCCGGTATCGGTGATCCGCACCCCCCTGCGCCCGGAGCGACGAGGACCGATCCTTACCGGGCGCGCCCGATCGCCAGACAGTTGCTGCAGCAAAGATCCTCTCGGCGTGTCCGGCCGCGACACGCCGATGCCGCCCGCACGGCCCCACCGACGCAAGGAGGTCCGGCTGGCGGTCCAACGAGGTCAGCGCAGGGAACAGCCGGGAATCGCGATCCAACTTTGAGTGTCATTTTCATCTGGAAGTTCCAGGAAACGCCAGGTCACGCCGGGAACAGGCGGAACCCAGTCCGCGGTGCTACTCGCTTGCGCGAGAGCAGGATTGCCAGGTCTGCAAAGTTCCCGCCGCCCAGCGAGTAGATTTCACCTTTATGCCCGAAGCCGACCAGTCCGACACCGCCCAGGAGGCGCCCGCCGCCCAGCCCGACCCCAGTGCTGCCGTCCCTCTGCTGGCCCCGGCCGACGGTATCCCCCCGGTGCTCGATTCCGCCGCCGACATCGCCGCCGCGGCCGCCGAGATCGCCGCCGGTTCCGGCCCGCTGGCCGTCGATGCCGAGCGCGCCTCCGGTTTCCGGTATTCGAATCGGGCCTACCTCGTCCAGCTGCGTCGCCGCGGCAGCGGCACCTTTCTCATCGATCCGATTCCGGAACCCGGCGCGATGGACGCGCTCGCCGCCGTGATCAACGAGCTGGAATGGGTGTTGCACTCCGCGGATCAGGATCTGCCGTGCCTGGCGGAACTGGGCCTGCGCCCGGCCCGGCTGTTCGACACCGAACTGGGCGGGCGACTGGCGGGATTCGACCGGGTCGGACTGGCGGCGATGGTCGCCCGGCTGCTCGGGCGCGAACTGCGCAAGGGCCACGGCGCCGCGGACTGGTCGACCCGGCCGCTGCCGCAGGACTGGCTCAACTACGCGGCCCTGGACGTGGAGCTGCTGGTCGAACTGCGCGACGAGGTGGCCGCGGTCCTGGCCGAACAGGACAAAGGCGAGTGGGCGGCACAGGAATTCGAGCATGTGCGCACCGCGGAACCGGCTCCGCCGAAACCGGACCGCTGGCGTCGCATCTCCGGCATCCACACGTTGCGCCGGGCGCGCCAGCTGGCAACGGTGCGCGAATTGTGGTCGGCCCGTGACGGTATCGCGCGGCATCGCGATATCGCACCGGCGCGGATCCTGCCCGATTCGGCGATTGTCGCCGCGGCACAGGCGGATCCGAAGACCGTGCCGCAACTGCGCACCCTGCCGGTGTTCGGCGGACCGCGCCAGCGCCGGTACTCCCGGGAATGGCTCACCGCGGTGGAACGTGCCCGG
Encoded here:
- a CDS encoding ribonuclease D, whose product is MPEADQSDTAQEAPAAQPDPSAAVPLLAPADGIPPVLDSAADIAAAAAEIAAGSGPLAVDAERASGFRYSNRAYLVQLRRRGSGTFLIDPIPEPGAMDALAAVINELEWVLHSADQDLPCLAELGLRPARLFDTELGGRLAGFDRVGLAAMVARLLGRELRKGHGAADWSTRPLPQDWLNYAALDVELLVELRDEVAAVLAEQDKGEWAAQEFEHVRTAEPAPPKPDRWRRISGIHTLRRARQLATVRELWSARDGIARHRDIAPARILPDSAIVAAAQADPKTVPQLRTLPVFGGPRQRRYSREWLTAVERARALPDSQLPPMSQPFDGPPPVNRWERRDPAAAARLAAARAAMNGLSERYTVPVENLLTPDLLRRLCWDGLPEFRSGTIPSDPESAIGKYLEAGGARAWQRELAVGELAAALFPQESDQSS